The proteins below come from a single Procambarus clarkii isolate CNS0578487 chromosome 44, FALCON_Pclarkii_2.0, whole genome shotgun sequence genomic window:
- the LOC138350243 gene encoding uncharacterized protein — translation MAAVYNLPHVMDVKSLPGFGSMPDLVSETIWQSPASTVLWKNMPLAEKRTYKVMTHTDKCTHENIVPALAKFISKSENVLMILIGHDFIKLKEELPMIKCDIVLFSLKESVTDVLKKHENCQVLLLTKTPSKAEMKKISLLFKGDKIICTFRPKPRFKYIFPEFEEVPIGCNLKDKFFIRKFVDEIGSPNAANWFINKLSSEEREVYTIMSQDELQQQVNSKTVKELSIIHPKTEEDEHWSLIDHMEESFPSFPLNLIKMRPEIGYHTPQKIEIEAVMRFIGQDPVLGVFSGMAFIENLIRIRHTNVVRATDNYSNMGESKWMEVEQMDAVEAVRTYCNDREVLLMSWPELIRDDNVYSDAFYVLKEFKGQKLIYFGEGEGGCCACDGFFNLLDSEFHCVKSNTCFTYNSFINSNVYFYIRL, via the exons ATGGCTGCTGTATACA ATCTACCCCATGTGATGGATGTGAAGAGTCTACCAGGGTTTGGAAGCATGCCTGATCTTGTGTCAGAAACTATATGGCAAAGTCCAGCTTCGACTGTTTTGTGGAAGAATATGCCCCTGGCTGAAAAACGGACTTATAAAGTGATGACACATACTGATAAATGTACGCATGAGAACATTGTTCCAGCTCTAGCAAAGTTTATTAGCAAAAGTGAAAATGTTTTAATGATACTGATCGGTCATGATTTTATAAAGTTGAAAGAAGAACTTCCAATGATAAAATGCGACATAGTCTTATTTAGCttaaaagagagtgttacagatgtaCTCAAGAAACATGAGAATTGTCAAGTGTTGTTGCTGACGAAAACTCCTAGTAAGGCCGAGATGAAGAaaatttctttgttatttaaaggcgataaaataatttgcacttttagacctaaaccccgttttaaatacatatttccagaatttgaagaagtgcctataggatgtaacttaaaggataaattttttataagaaaatttgtggatgaaattggttctccaaatgctgcaaactggtttattaataagttgagttctgaagaacgagaagtgtatactataatgagccaggatgaactgcaacagcaggtaaatagtaagactgtgaaagagcttagtattattcaccctaaaacagaagaagatgaacattggagtttaattgatcatatggaggagagctttccatcttttccgttaaatttaataaagatgagaccagaaataggatatcataccccccaaaagatagaaatagaggcagtgatgagatttataggacaggatcctgtacttggtgttttctctggtatggcctttattgaaaatcttattaggataagacatactaatgtggtacgagctacagataattactcgaatatgggtgagagtaagtggatggaggttgaacaaatggatgctgtagaagcagttaggacttattgtaatgacagagaagtacttctaatgtcctggcctgaattgattcgtgatgataatgtttatagcgatgctttctatgttttaaaggaatttaagggacaaaaactaatctattttggagaaggggaagggggatgctgtgcatgtgatggattttttaacttgctggatagtgagtttcattgtgtgaaatcaaatacatgttttacttataattcttttataaattcaaatgtttatttctatataagactatag